The following proteins are encoded in a genomic region of Amycolatopsis sulphurea:
- a CDS encoding DUF397 domain-containing protein — protein MPDDLSRAQWRKSSFSGGGNDCVEVAFVDGGAAVRDSKDPEGGAFRLPASGWRALLAAVRAGSESA, from the coding sequence ATGCCGGACGACCTTTCCCGGGCGCAGTGGCGCAAGAGCAGCTTCAGCGGCGGCGGCAACGACTGCGTCGAGGTCGCCTTCGTCGACGGCGGCGCCGCTGTGCGCGATTCGAAGGACCCCGAAGGGGGCGCCTTCCGGCTGCCCGCCTCGGGCTGGCGGGCGCTGCTCGCCGCCGTACGCGCCGGCTCGGAATCCGCCTGA
- a CDS encoding helix-turn-helix domain-containing protein, which yields MARGQGPTVRRRRLASELRRLREAADLTIDEVGEKLECSASKVSRIETGHVGVTPRDARDMLALYGITGDEQEALVQLAREARKRGWWHAYNEVFTGTFVGLEADASSLHAFQALLVPGLLQTERYAHAVIRALRPDADDAEIRRRVAARMARQALLEDTSPPEYWVVVDEAVLYRVVDSPEVMAEQLQRMTVVAEKPNVTVQVVPFGAGAHPGMEGPFLIMGFPEQADPDVVYVDDSTSSGLYLEQPDDVRRYALMFDHLRAAALKPDDSVELIAEAAARFAEQAAGAG from the coding sequence GTGGCGAGAGGCCAGGGACCCACCGTTCGCCGCCGGCGGCTCGCCAGCGAGCTGAGGAGGCTGCGCGAGGCGGCCGACCTCACCATCGACGAGGTCGGCGAGAAGCTGGAATGCTCCGCGTCCAAGGTCAGCCGGATCGAGACCGGGCACGTCGGGGTGACCCCGCGCGACGCCCGGGACATGCTCGCCCTGTACGGAATCACCGGCGACGAGCAGGAAGCACTCGTGCAGCTGGCCCGCGAGGCGCGCAAACGCGGCTGGTGGCACGCCTACAACGAGGTCTTCACCGGCACCTTCGTCGGGCTGGAGGCGGACGCCAGTTCACTGCACGCATTCCAGGCGCTGCTGGTGCCGGGGCTGCTGCAGACGGAACGGTATGCACACGCGGTCATCCGCGCGCTCCGGCCGGACGCGGACGACGCCGAGATCCGCCGCCGGGTCGCCGCGCGGATGGCCCGCCAGGCGCTGCTCGAGGACACGTCGCCGCCGGAGTACTGGGTGGTCGTCGACGAGGCGGTGCTGTATCGCGTCGTGGACAGCCCGGAAGTGATGGCCGAGCAGCTGCAGCGGATGACCGTGGTGGCGGAGAAGCCGAACGTGACCGTCCAGGTGGTGCCGTTCGGGGCTGGGGCGCATCCCGGGATGGAGGGCCCGTTCCTGATCATGGGCTTCCCCGAGCAGGCCGACCCCGACGTCGTCTACGTGGACGACAGCACCTCCAGCGGGCTGTACCTGGAGCAGCCCGACGACGTCCGGCGCTACGCGCTGATGTTCGACCATCTGCGCGCAGCCGCGCTGAAACCGGACGACTCGGTCGAGCTCATCGCCGAGGCGGCCGCCCGGTTCGCCGAACAGGCCGCCGGCGCGGGCTAG